In a single window of the Rhopalosiphum padi isolate XX-2018 chromosome 1, ASM2088224v1, whole genome shotgun sequence genome:
- the LOC132917353 gene encoding rRNA 2'-O-methyltransferase fibrillarin — protein sequence MGFDRGGRGGGRGRGGGGGGRFSGGGGRGGFGGGGGRGGGGGRGGGFRGRGAGGRGGGGRGGGGRPSGGPGGFKGGKKVIIEPHRHAGVFIARGKEDALVTKNMIPGETIYGEKRISVDQTEGDKIEYRVWNPFRSKLAAAILGGIDEIHMPPGSKVLYLGAASGTTVSHVSDVVGPEGLVYAVEFSHRSGRDLINVAKKRTNIIPIIEDARHPHKYRMLIGMVDTIFADVAQPDQARIVSINAQYFLKNEGHFVISIKANCIDSTAEPAAVFAQEIEKLKTDKLKPTEQLTLEPYERDHAVVVGVFRPVPKAK from the exons ATGg GTTTTGACCGAGGTGGCCGTGGTGGTGGACGAGGAAGAGGCGGTGGCGGCGGAGGTCGATTTTCAGGAGGTGGTGGACGTGGTGGTTttggcggtggcggtggtcgtggcggtggcggcggtagAGGAGGTGGTTTCCGTGGCCGAGGAGCTGGTGGCCGTGGTGGCGGTGGCCGAGGTGGTGGTGGAAGACCATCTGGAGGACCTGGAGGCTTTAAAGGtggtaaaaaagttataattgaGCCTCATCGTCATGCTGGAGTCTTCATTGCACGCGGTAAAGAAGATGCACTTGTTACTAAAAACATGATTCCCGGAGAAACCATTTATGGTGAAAAGAGAATTAGTGTAGATCAg actgAAGGAGATAAAATTGAATACCGTGTATGGAATCCGTTCAGATCAAAATTGGCTGCTGCTATTTTGGGTGGTATTGATGAAATCCATATGCCACCAGGgtcaaaagtattatatttaggtgCTGCTAGTGGAACAACTGTATCTCATGTTTCTGATGTTGTAGGCCCA gaaGGACTTGTATATGCAGTAGAATTCTCACACAGGTCCGGCCGTGATTTGATTAATGTTGCTAAGAAAAGAACTAATATCATTCCTATTATTGAAGATGCACGACATCCACATAAATACAGAATGTTAATTGGGATGGTAGATACAATTTTTGCTGATGTAGCTCAACCTGATCAAGCTAGAATTGTTTCAATTAatgcacaatattttttaaagaacgaAGGACACTTTGTAATATCCATTAAA gctAATTGTATTGACAGTACAGCTGAACCAGCTGCTGTATTTGCACAAGAAATTgagaaattaaaaactgataagCTGAAACCAACTGAACAGCTAACATTGGAGCCTTACGAAAGAGATCACGCTGTCGTAGTTGGCGTATTTAGACCAGTTCCAAAGGCAAAGTAA